A portion of the Vulpes vulpes isolate BD-2025 chromosome 5, VulVul3, whole genome shotgun sequence genome contains these proteins:
- the BEST1 gene encoding bestrophin-1, which translates to MTVTYSSQVANARLGSFSRLLLCWRGSIYKLLYGEFLIFLLSYYTIRFIYRMALTEEQQVMFEKLTLYCDSYIQLIPISFVLGFYVTLVVTRWWNQYENLPWPDRLMNLVSGLVEGRDEHGRLLRRTLIRYANLGNVLILRSVSAAVYKRFPSSQHLVKAGFMTPAECKHLEKLSLPHNTFWVPWVWFANLSMKAWIGGRIRDPVLLQSLLDEMNILRTQCGHLFAYDWISIPLVYTQVVTVAVYSFFLACLVGRQFLNPAKAYPGHELDLVVPVFTFLQFFFYAGWLKVAEQLINPFGEDDDDFETNWIVDRSLQVSLLAVDEMHQDLPPMERDMYWNEPEPQPPYTAASAQYRRASFLGSTFNINLHKEDMEEEEEGTHAGIIGRFLGLQSHDHQPPRTNSKTKLLWPKKEGFLQEGQPKKLGGARQTSRDKEDSKAWEIKEEGAFETAAFYGRSGYHSAPQTPLSHTPMVFPSGQSAPSSLRRVSGIDSAVKDQSLQPGIKTSSEALPENVGFSLENPESGHVKRKTVEFNLTDMSGTPEHHLRDSNLSQSTSNLHTIVKGHGDPYWALENRDEAHS; encoded by the exons ATGACCGTCACCTACTCAAGCCAAGTGGCTAATGCCCGCCTAGGCTCCTTCTCCCGCCTGCTGCTGTGCTGGCGAGGCAGCATCTACAAGCTGCTCTATGGCGAGTTCCTCATCTTCCTGCTCAGCTACTATACTATTCGCTTCATTTACAG GATGGCCCTCACGGAGGAACAGCAGGTGATGTTTGAGAAACTGACTCTGTATTGCGACAGCTACATCCAGCTCATCCCCATTTCCTTCGTGCTGg GCTTCTACGTGACTCTGGTCGTGACCCGCTGGTGGAACCAGTACGAGAACCTGCCGTGGCCAGACCGCCTCATGAACCTGGTGTCCGGCCTGGTGGAGGGCAGGGACGAGCACGGCCGGCTGCTGCGGCGCACGCTCATCCGCTACGCCAACCTGGGCAACGTGCTCATCCTGCGCAGCGTCAGCGCCGCCGTCTACAAGCGCTTTCCCAGTTCCCAGCACCTGGTGAAAGCAG GCTTTATGACCCCCGCGGAGTGTAAGCACTTAGAAAAGCTGAGCTTGCCGCACAACACGTTCTGGGTGCCCTGGGTGTGGTTTGCCAACCTGTCAATGAAGGCGTGGATTGGAGGTCGAATCCGGGACCCTGTCCTGCTCCAGAGCCTGCTGGAC gaGATGAACATCTTGCGTACTCAGTGTGGACACCTGTTTGCCTACGACTGGATCAGTATCCCGCTGGTGTACACGCAG GTGGTGACCGTGGCTGTATACAGCTTCTTCCTGGCTTGCCTGGTTGGGCGGCAGTTCCTGAACCCAGCCAAGGCCTACCCTGGCCACGAGCTGGACCTTGTTGTACCTGTCTTCACATTTCTGCAGTTCTTCTTCTATGCTGGCTGGCTGAAG GTGGCAGAACAGCTCATCAACCCATTTGGAGAGGATGATGATGACTTTGAGACCAACTGGATTGTCGACAGGAGCTTGCAG gtgtccctgttgGCTGTGGACGAGATGCACCAGGACCTGCCCCCGATGGAGCGGGATATGTACTGGAATGAACCAGAACCACAACCCCCCTACACTGCTGCTTCTGCCCAGTATCGTCGAGCCTCCTTTTTAGGCTCCACTTTCAACATCAA TCTGCATAAGGAAGacatggaggaggaagaggaaggcacTCACGCTGGCATCATTGGCCGCTTCCTAGGGCTGCAGTCCCACGACCACCAACCCCCCAGGACAAACTCAAAGACCAAACTACTATGGCCCAAGAAAGAAGGCTTTCTCCAAGAGGGCCAGCCCAAGAAACTCGGGGGTGCCAGGCAGACCTCTAGGGACAAGGAAGACAGCAAGGCCTGGGAGATTAAGGAGGAGGGTGCTTTTGAGACTGCTGCGTTTTATGGGAGGTCAGGCTACCACAGTGCCCCACAGACGCCCCTCAGCCACACACCTATGGTCTTCCCATCTGGACAGTCAGCACCCTCAAGCCTACGCAGAGTCTCAGGGATAGACAGTGCTGTCAAAGACCAAAGCCTACAGCCTGGGATAAAGACCAGTTCTGAAGCACTCCCAGAGAATGTTGGGTTCTCATTAGAGAACCCAGAATCGGGTCACGTGAAGAGGAAAACTGTTGAGTTTAACCTGACAGACATGTCGGGGACCCCTGAACATCATCTCAGAGACTCAAATTTGAGCCAGTCAACTAGCAACCTACACACTATAGTCAAGGGCCACGGAGATCCCTATTGGGCCTTGGAAAACAG GGATGAAGCTCATTCTTAG
- the FTH1 gene encoding ferritin heavy chain — MTTASPSQVRQNYHQDSEAAINRQINLELYASYVYLSMSYYFDRDDVALKNFAKYFLHQSHEEREHAEKLMKLQNQRGGRIFLQDIKKPDRDDWENGLNAMECALHLEKSVNQSLLELHKLATDKNDPHLCDFIETHYLNEQVKSIKELGDHVTNLRKMGAPESGMAEYLFDKHTLGNSDSES; from the exons ATGACGACCGCGTCCCCCTCGCAGGTGCGCCAGAACTACCACCAGGACTCCGAGGCCGCCATCAACCGCCAGATCAACCTGGAGCTCTATGCGTCTTACGTCTACTTGTCCATG TCTTACTACTTTGATCGTGATGATGTGGCTTTGAAGAACtttgccaaatattttctccaccaATCTCATGAGGAGAGGGAACATGCTGAGAAACTGATGAAGCTGCAGAACCAACGCGGTGGTCGAATCTTCCTTCAGGATATTAAG AAACCAGACCGTGACGATTGGGAGAATGGGCTGAATGCAATGGAGTGTGCATTACACTTGGAAAAGAGCGTGAATCAGTCACTACTGGAACTGCACAAACTGGCCACTGATAAAAATGACCCCCAC TTGTGTGACTTCATTGAGACTCATTACCTGAACGAGCAGGTGAAATCCATCAAAGAATTGGGTGACCATGTAACCAACCTGCGCAAGATGGGGGCTCCCGAATCTGGCATGGCAGAGTATCTCTTTGACAAGCACACCCTGGGAAACAGTGATAGTGAGAGCTAA